Proteins from one Nicotiana tabacum cultivar K326 chromosome 23, ASM71507v2, whole genome shotgun sequence genomic window:
- the LOC107819732 gene encoding uncharacterized protein LOC107819732, producing the protein MTKFRKLNRPTGHRMSMLRTMVSQLVKHERIETTVAKAKEVRRLADNMVQLGKEGSLSAARQAAAFVRGDDVIHKLFTELAYRYKDRAGGYTRMLRTRIRVGDAAPMAYIEFIDRENELRQSKPPNPQPPQRPAMDPWTRSRLSRQFAPPKEEKSSDSDI; encoded by the exons ATGACCAAATTCAGGAAACTGAATCGTCCAACCGGACATCGTATGTCCATGCTCAG GACAATGGTGTCGCAATTAGTAAAGCACGAGCGAATTGAAACTACCGTTGCTAAG GCAAAGGAAGTTCGAAGGTTGGCCGACAATATGGTTCAGCTTGGAAAGGAG GGAAGTCTATCTGCTGCAAGACAGGCAGCTGCCTTTGTGCGTGGGGATGATGTCATTCATAAGCTATTTACTGAATTGGCTTACAGATACAA AGATAGAGCCGGTGGATACACGAGAATGCTCCGAACTCGAATTCGAGTAGGTGATGCTGCACCAATGGCCTATATAGA GTTTATTGATAGAGAAAATGAACTTAGACAATCCAAACCACCAAATCCTCAACCTCCACAAAGACCAGCCATGGATCCCTGGACAAGATCTCGGCTCAGCCGGCAGTTTGCACCACCTAAGGAGGAGAAAAGCTCTGACTCTGATATTTAA